A window of the Pseudodesulfovibrio sp. JC047 genome harbors these coding sequences:
- the guaA gene encoding glutamine-hydrolyzing GMP synthase, with product MHENRVLILDFGSQFTQLIARRVREAGVYSEIHPCNVDPERVKAFKPSALILSGGPSSVLEGGCPDLNMDYMAMGIPVLGICYGMQLLSHKLGGKVVASTDREYGRAQFTALNDCVLFDDVEEKDNLTVWMSHGDRVESIPDGFVPMGKTDSIEFAAMGNVEKKIYALQFHPEVAHTTDGGTIIQNFLFKVAGLEASWSMAGFVESTIEDLKKQVGDDKVVLGLSGGIDSTVAAVMLHRAIGKNLHCIFVDNGLLRMGEKEEVIGFLAEHFDLNVKLVDAADEFLSDLKGVEDPEKKRKIIGYKFIEVFDREAKAIKGVKFLGQGTLYPDVIESESFKGPSAVIKSHHNVGGLPEKMNLKLVEPLRELFKDEVRRAAYELGLPEHIIWRQPFPGPGLSIRIIGEVTEERLEILRLADRIVQNEMVASDWYRKVWQGFAVLLPLKTVGVMGDDRTYENVIALRIVDSLDAMTADWSRVPSDILARMSNRIINEVKGVNRVVLDISSKPPSTIEWE from the coding sequence ATGCACGAAAACAGAGTACTCATCCTTGATTTTGGCAGCCAGTTCACCCAGCTCATTGCGCGGCGCGTCCGCGAGGCCGGGGTGTACTCCGAGATTCATCCCTGTAATGTCGATCCTGAACGGGTCAAGGCATTCAAACCGTCAGCTCTTATTCTGTCAGGTGGCCCGTCCAGCGTTTTGGAAGGCGGATGCCCTGATTTGAATATGGACTATATGGCGATGGGCATCCCGGTGCTTGGCATTTGCTACGGAATGCAGCTCTTGTCCCACAAATTGGGCGGAAAGGTTGTTGCCTCCACGGATCGTGAATATGGCCGGGCGCAGTTCACCGCACTGAACGATTGTGTGCTCTTTGACGATGTCGAAGAGAAGGACAATCTGACGGTCTGGATGTCCCACGGTGACCGGGTTGAATCCATCCCGGATGGTTTTGTCCCCATGGGCAAGACCGATTCCATCGAGTTCGCCGCCATGGGGAACGTGGAAAAGAAAATTTACGCATTGCAGTTCCACCCGGAAGTGGCTCATACCACCGACGGTGGAACCATCATTCAGAACTTCCTGTTCAAGGTCGCAGGCCTTGAAGCTTCATGGTCCATGGCCGGGTTTGTTGAATCCACCATTGAAGACCTGAAAAAACAGGTCGGTGACGACAAGGTTGTTCTTGGTCTGTCCGGTGGTATTGATTCCACGGTGGCCGCAGTCATGCTGCATCGGGCCATCGGCAAGAATTTGCATTGCATTTTCGTGGATAACGGGTTGCTCCGCATGGGCGAAAAGGAAGAAGTTATCGGTTTTCTGGCCGAGCATTTCGACCTGAACGTCAAGCTGGTGGATGCGGCTGACGAATTCCTGTCCGACTTGAAGGGCGTGGAAGATCCCGAAAAGAAACGGAAAATTATTGGGTACAAGTTCATTGAGGTCTTTGACCGCGAGGCCAAAGCGATCAAGGGCGTAAAATTCTTGGGTCAGGGGACCCTCTACCCGGACGTGATCGAATCCGAATCCTTCAAAGGTCCTTCGGCGGTCATCAAGTCTCACCACAATGTGGGTGGTCTGCCCGAAAAGATGAATCTCAAGTTGGTGGAACCGCTTCGTGAGTTGTTCAAGGACGAAGTCCGTCGTGCAGCCTATGAACTCGGTTTGCCCGAACACATTATTTGGCGGCAGCCATTTCCCGGTCCGGGCCTGTCCATTCGTATCATCGGTGAAGTGACTGAGGAGCGGTTGGAAATCCTGCGGTTGGCGGATCGTATCGTCCAGAACGAGATGGTCGCCTCTGATTGGTACCGTAAGGTCTGGCAGGGATTCGCCGTGTTGTTGCCTCTCAAAACCGTTGGTGTCATGGGTGATGATCGGACCTATGAAAACGTGATCGCCTTGCGTATTGTGGATTCGCTCGATGCCATGACCGCTGATTGGTCCAGAGTGCCGTCGGATATTCTGGCGCGTATGTCCAATCGGATTATCAACGAGGTCAAGGGTGTCAATCGTGTGGTTCTGGACATTTCGTCCAAGCCGCCGAGCACCATTGAATGGGAATAA
- the tatB gene encoding Sec-independent protein translocase protein TatB, with protein MFGIGGPELLIICLVALVVVGPKKLPEMLRSLGKGVAEFKRVGNDVKSTLDDEVNKAESEARKREVDEELARRKAEKAKIEAETAKAEAETAKAELEKAQAESNIPDASKETKA; from the coding sequence ATGTTTGGAATAGGCGGACCTGAGTTACTGATTATCTGCTTGGTGGCACTTGTTGTCGTCGGTCCCAAAAAATTGCCTGAGATGCTTCGTTCATTGGGCAAGGGGGTGGCTGAATTCAAACGTGTCGGCAATGACGTCAAATCCACGTTAGACGATGAGGTCAACAAGGCCGAATCTGAAGCACGCAAGCGTGAGGTGGACGAAGAGTTGGCTCGGCGTAAGGCTGAAAAGGCAAAGATTGAAGCCGAGACCGCCAAGGCTGAAGCCGAGACGGCCAAAGCCGAGTTGGAAAAAGCACAGGCCGAATCCAATATCCCTGACGCCTCGAAAGAAACAAAGGCGTAG
- the tatC gene encoding twin-arginine translocase subunit TatC, which produces MSSEKDDVKAPGNGENEAESQVDPNDDPSLEEDETAVVTDEELKQAEETLADAADSDESSDDADDADDDADATEGDADDDADATEGDEDDDADATEGDEDEESDEDGEDSEEAGQMSLLDHLGELRFRLTRAFIAIAIGMVACYGFAEQMFDILMEPMIKVFQEQAAQNPVLSPEFFRDFGQMLTQSLADKGFAHTEQMSLFMDALQQSLMQVTQQGHFQYTYPAEAFFSHIKISIVAGLFLVSPYVFAQIWGFIAPGLYAHERKWMVPMAIISALFFTSGALFGYFVVFPFGFEFFAGFSTEGIQFTPKLNEYLSFCLKLLFAFGFVFELPLFIFFLARMGMVSSAGLRKKRKYAILIGFVMAAILTPPDPFTQCLMAGPLIILYEVGIWVAYFFGKKEKRHLKKQAEQEAAAQAELDAVAAETEETTEKA; this is translated from the coding sequence ATGAGTTCAGAAAAAGATGATGTGAAGGCCCCCGGAAACGGGGAAAACGAAGCCGAGTCTCAGGTCGATCCCAATGATGATCCTTCGCTTGAAGAGGACGAAACCGCTGTCGTGACTGATGAGGAATTGAAGCAGGCCGAAGAGACGCTTGCTGATGCTGCTGATTCGGACGAATCATCGGACGACGCTGACGACGCTGACGATGACGCTGATGCCACTGAGGGCGACGCTGACGATGACGCTGATGCCACTGAGGGCGACGAAGACGATGACGCTGATGCCACTGAGGGCGACGAAGACGAAGAGAGCGACGAGGACGGGGAAGACTCGGAAGAAGCCGGTCAGATGTCCTTGTTGGATCATTTGGGCGAACTGCGTTTTCGGTTGACCCGGGCCTTTATTGCCATCGCTATCGGCATGGTTGCTTGTTATGGATTCGCTGAACAGATGTTCGACATCCTGATGGAGCCGATGATTAAGGTTTTTCAGGAACAAGCCGCACAGAATCCTGTACTTTCTCCAGAATTTTTCCGAGATTTCGGGCAGATGTTGACACAGTCCCTGGCTGACAAGGGATTTGCACACACCGAACAGATGTCGTTGTTTATGGATGCCTTGCAACAGTCCTTGATGCAGGTCACACAGCAGGGACATTTTCAGTATACCTACCCGGCTGAAGCCTTTTTTTCACATATCAAGATTTCCATTGTGGCTGGTTTGTTTCTGGTCAGCCCGTATGTTTTTGCCCAGATTTGGGGATTTATTGCCCCGGGTCTGTATGCCCATGAGCGTAAATGGATGGTCCCCATGGCCATTATTTCGGCACTTTTCTTTACTTCAGGGGCGTTGTTCGGATATTTTGTGGTGTTCCCGTTCGGTTTCGAATTTTTTGCCGGATTTTCCACCGAGGGGATTCAATTCACGCCGAAGTTGAATGAATATTTGAGTTTTTGTTTGAAATTGCTTTTTGCCTTTGGGTTTGTTTTTGAACTGCCACTCTTTATCTTTTTCCTTGCCAGGATGGGGATGGTTTCCTCGGCCGGCCTGCGTAAAAAACGGAAATATGCGATTTTGATCGGATTTGTCATGGCTGCCATCTTGACGCCGCCAGATCCTTTCACGCAGTGCCTCATGGCCGGACCATTGATTATTTTGTATGAGGTCGGCATTTGGGTGGCGTATTTCTTTGGCAAAAAGGAAAAACGGCATCTGAAAAAACAGGCCGAGCAAGAGGCTGCGGCCCAGGCCGAATTGGATGCGGTTGCCGCTGAGACTGAAGAGACCACTGAAAAAGCATAA